A genome region from Anastrepha obliqua isolate idAnaObli1 chromosome 4, idAnaObli1_1.0, whole genome shotgun sequence includes the following:
- the LOC129246400 gene encoding EH domain-binding protein 1 isoform X4 produces MGSVWKRLQRVNKRAAKFQFTSSYHELRLETTAKWRPSNLSVVWTRRSRRVVSAPLAWEPDMVNPLVGHIAWPVPDNHAISVTLFKDPRTHELEDKDWTFVIEDITPLGKKRVLASASINMRKYASIESTQQSFTLSLKPTSRKITAAELELTISCVFLREGKATDEDMQSVVSLMSVNNNCDVAPLDDLEDIPDLESSGDISDHLFDFTQQLEQMTTSLNGCMDLPTPLSVPSLSEDPTPLAEHNRLNFEFESEKQFGFDASEELLKTPSASAVQAEMQQEQQSEKESADADKKLNYQVPALTPAKLEEASVSVSASVPTSVKTKILTSTPIAAATTKTTERKSNQVNETGARRAINFQDTKSSSASKSGESAQQNGEIGKVVANAAVVASCGDGEKAGETKPDQKPTKISNNKSITLSSLLSMAPLVAATATAPNKAAESEELKSKSTNASSVAPPKPARNDTKRAELQPLNLKKSYEHDNNSNTNNSNNTSKSFNNTNNNNLSSINSNNSLQVNGTAKPVEKIVLKENTPGQDLLEWCKDVAKDYPNVKVTNLTTSWRNGMAFCAIIHHFEPDLIDMSKLSAHDVVGNCRTAFDAAESLGIPRVIEPRDMSLLAVPDKLAVMTYLHQLRAHFTGKQLQIEQIGPTSDESSYVIGNYKSDNLSQNLLNLSHLKAQLLHQNSLDDEIFGIEAKNNSTPAQPSPTAKKDVKNLILSGSKNILGKVLSPTKDKNSINATHHGHMGNQSPHIDDKENTNSGDGSGETGVGASTDESNNKSNLVQSEKQQVAPNSPTVLDPNAANRILSRHKEMSEKAKLMFEKLKISNGVERNENDEERQQRLREQARRIILETRTKSVNGGSGGTNLDSPTTPTKLKRMNFSPERTISPIHNGIEDYGVPTVGSNSPTKMPMSPSKKITPPRDVDAISTTTNSNNKMMSPSHRLSERFSNGTSKSGGNSPLQSFNAVMERISPKNDKKGDKLSYIESELEALEREQEAIDQKASSLEKKLRAVMGGNPKTDETEEQLLSQWFTLVNKKNALLRRQMQLNILEQESDLERKYTLLNQELRAAQSVEDWRKTEAQREKERLLLEELVSIVDKRDQLVQHLHSQEIAIEDDHEIARELEQVDISGDKDKCVLQ; encoded by the exons GCGCCCTTCAAATCTATCAGTTGTTTGGACGCGCCGCTCGCGCCGTGTGGTCTCGGCGCCACTGGCCTGGGAGCCGGATATGGTAAATCCGCTGGTCGGTCACATAGCCTGGCCTGTGCCAGATAATCACGCGATTTCGGTGACACTCTTCAAAGATCCGCGCACCCACGAATTAGAGGATAAGGACTGGACGTTTGTCATTGAAgat ATTACACCGCTCGGCAAGAAGCGTGTTCTAGCCTCGGCGAGCATAAATATGCGAAAATACGCTAGTATAGAGTCGACACAGCAAAGCTTCACGCTCAGCCTAAAGCCAACCTCGCGGAAGATTACTGCTGCAGAATTagaattgacaatcagctgtgtGTTCCTGCGCGAGGGCAAAGCAAC CGATGAAGATATGCAAAGCGTCGTTTCTTTGATGTCTGTCAACAATAACTGCGATGTTGCTCCTCTGGACGACTTAGAGGATATACCCGATTTGGAGAGTTCGGGTGATATTTCGGatcatttatttgatttcacaCAACAGTTGGAGCAGATGACGACTAGCTTAAACGGTTGTATGGACCTGCCAACGCCATTGAGTG TTCCTTCCTTGTCCGAAGATCCAACTCCATTGGCCGAACATAAtcgtttgaattttgaattcgaATCAGAGAAACAATTTGGCTTCGACGCGAGTGAAGAGCTGCTCAAAACGCCCAGCGCCAGCGCCGTACAAGCTGAAATGCAGCAGGAGCAGCAGTCCGAGAAGGAAAGTGCTGACGCTGACAAAAAGTTGAATTATCAAGTTCCTGCGCTGACTCCTGCCAAATTGGAAGAAGCCAGTGTCAGTGTCAGTGCCAGTGTCCCGACGTCAGTGAAGACCAAAATTCTTACATCCACTCCAATCGCCGCTGCCACTACCAAGACGACTGAACGCAAGTCGAACCAAGTTAATGAAACTGGGGCACGTCGAGCAATCAACTTTCAAGACACCAAAAGCAGCAGTGCTAGCAAAAGCGGGGAGTCAGCACAGCAAAATGGCGAAATCGGCAAAGTGGTGGCCaacgctgctgttgttgctagcTGTGGTGATGGAGAAAAAGCAGGAGAAACCAAACCTgaccaaaaaccaacaaaaatcagcaacaacaaatctaTAACACTCAGCTCTTTGCTGTCCATGGCGCCTCTTgttgcagcaacagcaactgcTCCAAATAAGGCTGCTGAGAGCGAGGAGTTGAAGAGCAAATCGACGAACGCTAGCAGCGTAGCGCCACCTAAACCGGCGCGGAACGATACGAAACGCGCCGAACTACAGCCGCTTAATTTGAAGAAGAGTTATGAACatgacaacaacagcaatactaATAATAGCAATAACACGTCCAAGAGCTtcaacaacacaaacaacaacaatttgagTAGCATTAACAGCAACAATAGTCTACAGGTGAACGGTACTGCTAAGCCGGTGGAAAAGATTGTGTTGAAAGAGAATACACCAGGTCAGGACTTGCTGGAATGGTGTAAAGATGTGGCGAAAGACTACCCTAATGTGAAGGTGACCAATCTAACGACCAGCTGGCGCAACGGCATGGCATTTTGTGCGATCATTCATCACTTTGAACCCGATCTGAT TGACATGTCAAAACTCTCCGCCCACGATGTGGTGGGCAATTGTCGCACAGCCTTCGATGCCGCCGAATCGCTGGGCATCCCGCGCGTCATTGAGCCGCGTGACATGAGTTTACTGGCAGTGCCCGACAAATTGGCTGTCATGACGTATCTCCATCAGTTGCGTGCGCATTTCACAGGCAAGCAATTGCAAATTGAGCAAATTG GGCCCACATCCGACGAGTCGAGTTATGTGATTGGCAATTACAAGTCGGACAACCTTTCGCAGAATCTACTCAATTTAAGCCATTTGAAGGCGCAGTTGTTACACCAAAATTCGCTAGATGACGAAATCTTCGGtattgaggcgaaaaacaattCAACGCCCGCACAGCCTTCGCCTACAGCGAAAAAGGATGTGAAGAATTTAATACTCTCTGGGTCGAAGAATATTTTGGGTAAAGTGCTTTCGCCTACGAAGGACAAGAACTCGATAAATGCAACACATCATGGTCACATGGGTAACCAGTCGCCGCATATCGACGATAAGGAGAACACAAATAGCGGCGATGGCAGTGGCGAAACTGGTGTTGGTGCTTCAACAGATGAGTCGAATAACAAATCGAATTTGGTGCAATCGGAGAAGCAACAGGTGGCGCCCAATTCCCCCACAGTGCTGGATCCAAATGCGGCGAAT CGCATTTTGTCCCGTCACAAGGAAATGAGCGAAAAAGCTAAGCTGATgtttgaaaaactgaaaatttccaATGGCGTTGAGCGCAACGAGAACGAC GAAGAACGCCAGCAGCGTTTGCGTGAGCAAGCGCGACGCATTATTCTTGAGACTCGTACAAAATCAGTTAATGGTGGTAGCGGTGGGACCAACTTGGATAGTCCGACAACACCCACAAAACTGAAGCGCATGAATTTCTCACCGGAACGTACCATTTCGCCCATCCACAACGGTATTGAGGACTATGGTGTACCGACTGTAGGCAGCAATTCACCGACAAAGATGCCAATGTCGCCTTCGAAGAAGATCACACCGCCGCGTGATGTAGATGCGATATCGACAACaacaaatagtaataataaaatgatgagTCCTAGTCATAGATTAAGCGAACGCTTCAGTAATGGCACAAGTAAAAGTGGCGGCAATAGTCCGCTGCAGTCATTCAATGCCGTCATGGAGCGCATATCACCAAAGAATGATAAGAAG GGCGACAAACTCTCCTACATCGAATCGGAATTGGAGGCGCTCGAACGTGAACAGGAGGCCATCGATCAGAAGGCGAGCAGTCTGGAGAAGAAACTGCGTGCCGTCATGGGCGGCAATCCAA AAACCGACGAAACGGAAGAACAATTGTTGTCGCAATGGTTTACGCTCGTCAACAAGAAGAACGCCCTACTGCGGCGACAAATGCAGCTCAACATACT TGAGCAAGAGAGCGATTTGGAGCGCAAATACACGCTTTTAAATCAGGAGTTGCGCGCTGCACAGTCTGTTGAAGATTGGCGCAAAACGGAAGCACAACGTGAGAAAGAGCGACTGCTGCTGGAAGAGCTGGTGTCCATTGTGGACAAGCGTGATCAGTTGGTGCAACATTTACATAGTCAAGAAATTGC TATCGAGGACGATCATGAGATTGCGCGTGAGTTGGAACAGGTGGACATCAGTGGTGACAAGGACAAATgcgttttgcaataa
- the LOC129246400 gene encoding EH domain-binding protein 1 isoform X2 — translation MGSVWKRLQRVNKRAAKFQFTSSYHELRLETTAKWRPSNLSVVWTRRSRRVVSAPLAWEPDMVNPLVGHIAWPVPDNHAISVTLFKDPRTHELEDKDWTFVIEDITPLGKKRVLASASINMRKYASIESTQQSFTLSLKPTSRKITAAELELTISCVFLREGKATDEDMQSVVSLMSVNNNCDVAPLDDLEDIPDLESSGDISDHLFDFTQQLEQMTTSLNGCMDLPTPLSEKQFGFDASEELLKTPSASAVQAEMQQEQQSEKESADADKKLNYQVPALTPAKLEEASVSVSASVPTSVKTKILTSTPIAAATTKTTERKSNQVNETGARRAINFQDTKSSSASKSGESAQQNGEIGKVVANAAVVASCGDGEKAGETKPDQKPTKISNNKSITLSSLLSMAPLVAATATAPNKAAESEELKSKSTNASSVAPPKPARNDTKRAELQPLNLKKSYEHDNNSNTNNSNNTSKSFNNTNNNNLSSINSNNSLQVNGTAKPVEKIVLKENTPGQDLLEWCKDVAKDYPNVKVTNLTTSWRNGMAFCAIIHHFEPDLIDMSKLSAHDVVGNCRTAFDAAESLGIPRVIEPRDMSLLAVPDKLAVMTYLHQLRAHFTGKQLQIEQIGPTSDESSYVIGNYKSDNLSQNLLNLSHLKAQLLHQNSLDDEIFGIEAKNNSTPAQPSPTAKKDVKNLILSGSKNILGKVLSPTKDKNSINATHHGHMGNQSPHIDDKENTNSGDGSGETGVGASTDESNNKSNLVQSEKQQVAPNSPTVLDPNAANRILSRHKEMSEKAKLMFEKLKISNGVERNENDEERQQRLREQARRIILETRTKSVNGGSGGTNLDSPTTPTKLKRMNFSPERTISPIHNGIEDYGVPTVGSNSPTKMPMSPSKKITPPRDVDAISTTTNSNNKMMSPSHRLSERFSNGTSKSGGNSPLQSFNAVMERISPKNDKKGDKLSYIESELEALEREQEAIDQKASSLEKKLRAVMGGNPSNNRSQHNPFLKLIRNSIGGGDSIRIKLLDMDSDGQFSLSPSGEDTSPCTSSGSVTPSSLSSDEEAADDVQTALMTDVAIDKGVVRRRRRRRRQHHRQPAHAAENASQQQQLPPPHNRPRSQSCIVDTNENHRNHAHQQQQHYRFISSRNFTNAFAPFNFMFSSSNTNTTTTASSNHSSCDNLPKVHVQMPCNVESEVDDAMRRIRCRTEEPPGSRRRSRSRCQFHCRDGGGGETDETEEQLLSQWFTLVNKKNALLRRQMQLNILEQESDLERKYTLLNQELRAAQSVEDWRKTEAQREKERLLLEELVSIVDKRDQLVQHLHSQEIAIEDDHEIARELEQVDISGDKDKCVLQ, via the exons GCGCCCTTCAAATCTATCAGTTGTTTGGACGCGCCGCTCGCGCCGTGTGGTCTCGGCGCCACTGGCCTGGGAGCCGGATATGGTAAATCCGCTGGTCGGTCACATAGCCTGGCCTGTGCCAGATAATCACGCGATTTCGGTGACACTCTTCAAAGATCCGCGCACCCACGAATTAGAGGATAAGGACTGGACGTTTGTCATTGAAgat ATTACACCGCTCGGCAAGAAGCGTGTTCTAGCCTCGGCGAGCATAAATATGCGAAAATACGCTAGTATAGAGTCGACACAGCAAAGCTTCACGCTCAGCCTAAAGCCAACCTCGCGGAAGATTACTGCTGCAGAATTagaattgacaatcagctgtgtGTTCCTGCGCGAGGGCAAAGCAAC CGATGAAGATATGCAAAGCGTCGTTTCTTTGATGTCTGTCAACAATAACTGCGATGTTGCTCCTCTGGACGACTTAGAGGATATACCCGATTTGGAGAGTTCGGGTGATATTTCGGatcatttatttgatttcacaCAACAGTTGGAGCAGATGACGACTAGCTTAAACGGTTGTATGGACCTGCCAACGCCATTGAGTG AGAAACAATTTGGCTTCGACGCGAGTGAAGAGCTGCTCAAAACGCCCAGCGCCAGCGCCGTACAAGCTGAAATGCAGCAGGAGCAGCAGTCCGAGAAGGAAAGTGCTGACGCTGACAAAAAGTTGAATTATCAAGTTCCTGCGCTGACTCCTGCCAAATTGGAAGAAGCCAGTGTCAGTGTCAGTGCCAGTGTCCCGACGTCAGTGAAGACCAAAATTCTTACATCCACTCCAATCGCCGCTGCCACTACCAAGACGACTGAACGCAAGTCGAACCAAGTTAATGAAACTGGGGCACGTCGAGCAATCAACTTTCAAGACACCAAAAGCAGCAGTGCTAGCAAAAGCGGGGAGTCAGCACAGCAAAATGGCGAAATCGGCAAAGTGGTGGCCaacgctgctgttgttgctagcTGTGGTGATGGAGAAAAAGCAGGAGAAACCAAACCTgaccaaaaaccaacaaaaatcagcaacaacaaatctaTAACACTCAGCTCTTTGCTGTCCATGGCGCCTCTTgttgcagcaacagcaactgcTCCAAATAAGGCTGCTGAGAGCGAGGAGTTGAAGAGCAAATCGACGAACGCTAGCAGCGTAGCGCCACCTAAACCGGCGCGGAACGATACGAAACGCGCCGAACTACAGCCGCTTAATTTGAAGAAGAGTTATGAACatgacaacaacagcaatactaATAATAGCAATAACACGTCCAAGAGCTtcaacaacacaaacaacaacaatttgagTAGCATTAACAGCAACAATAGTCTACAGGTGAACGGTACTGCTAAGCCGGTGGAAAAGATTGTGTTGAAAGAGAATACACCAGGTCAGGACTTGCTGGAATGGTGTAAAGATGTGGCGAAAGACTACCCTAATGTGAAGGTGACCAATCTAACGACCAGCTGGCGCAACGGCATGGCATTTTGTGCGATCATTCATCACTTTGAACCCGATCTGAT TGACATGTCAAAACTCTCCGCCCACGATGTGGTGGGCAATTGTCGCACAGCCTTCGATGCCGCCGAATCGCTGGGCATCCCGCGCGTCATTGAGCCGCGTGACATGAGTTTACTGGCAGTGCCCGACAAATTGGCTGTCATGACGTATCTCCATCAGTTGCGTGCGCATTTCACAGGCAAGCAATTGCAAATTGAGCAAATTG GGCCCACATCCGACGAGTCGAGTTATGTGATTGGCAATTACAAGTCGGACAACCTTTCGCAGAATCTACTCAATTTAAGCCATTTGAAGGCGCAGTTGTTACACCAAAATTCGCTAGATGACGAAATCTTCGGtattgaggcgaaaaacaattCAACGCCCGCACAGCCTTCGCCTACAGCGAAAAAGGATGTGAAGAATTTAATACTCTCTGGGTCGAAGAATATTTTGGGTAAAGTGCTTTCGCCTACGAAGGACAAGAACTCGATAAATGCAACACATCATGGTCACATGGGTAACCAGTCGCCGCATATCGACGATAAGGAGAACACAAATAGCGGCGATGGCAGTGGCGAAACTGGTGTTGGTGCTTCAACAGATGAGTCGAATAACAAATCGAATTTGGTGCAATCGGAGAAGCAACAGGTGGCGCCCAATTCCCCCACAGTGCTGGATCCAAATGCGGCGAAT CGCATTTTGTCCCGTCACAAGGAAATGAGCGAAAAAGCTAAGCTGATgtttgaaaaactgaaaatttccaATGGCGTTGAGCGCAACGAGAACGAC GAAGAACGCCAGCAGCGTTTGCGTGAGCAAGCGCGACGCATTATTCTTGAGACTCGTACAAAATCAGTTAATGGTGGTAGCGGTGGGACCAACTTGGATAGTCCGACAACACCCACAAAACTGAAGCGCATGAATTTCTCACCGGAACGTACCATTTCGCCCATCCACAACGGTATTGAGGACTATGGTGTACCGACTGTAGGCAGCAATTCACCGACAAAGATGCCAATGTCGCCTTCGAAGAAGATCACACCGCCGCGTGATGTAGATGCGATATCGACAACaacaaatagtaataataaaatgatgagTCCTAGTCATAGATTAAGCGAACGCTTCAGTAATGGCACAAGTAAAAGTGGCGGCAATAGTCCGCTGCAGTCATTCAATGCCGTCATGGAGCGCATATCACCAAAGAATGATAAGAAG GGCGACAAACTCTCCTACATCGAATCGGAATTGGAGGCGCTCGAACGTGAACAGGAGGCCATCGATCAGAAGGCGAGCAGTCTGGAGAAGAAACTGCGTGCCGTCATGGGCGGCAATCCAAGTAATAATCGTTCACAGCATAACCCTTTTCTTAAATTGATACGCAATAGTATTGGTGGTGGTGATAGTATACGTATTAAATTGCTCGACATGGATAGCGATGGTCAGTTTTCATTGTCGCCTTCGGGCGAAGATACCTCTCCGTGCACATCATCGGGCTCCGTGACGCCTTCATCGTTGTCCAGCGATGAGGAGGCGGCTGACGATGTGCAAACGGCGTTGATGACGGATGTTGCTATTGACAAGGGTGTAGTTCGCCGCCGGCGTCGGCGACGACGCCAACATCATCGCCAACCGGCGCATGCGGCAGAAAACGCCAGTCAACAGCAACAGCTCCCGCCGCCGCACAACCGTCCACGCTCGCAATCGTGTATTGTCGATACGAATGAGAATCATAGAAATCATGcgcatcaacaacaacagcactatAGGTTTATAAGTAGCCGAAATTTCACAAACGCTTTTGCTCCGTTCAATTTTATGTTCTCCTCCTCCAATACAAACACAACAACCACAGCTTCCTCAAACCATTCCTCCTGTGATAATCTGCCAAAGGTGCACGTGCAAATGCCATGTAATGTTGAGAGCGAAGTTGACGATGCGATGCGGCGAATTCGATGCCGAACCGAGGAACCGCCCGGAAGCCGAAGACGATCGCGAAGTCGATGCCAGTTCCATTGTCGCGATGGTGGCGGTGGGG AAACCGACGAAACGGAAGAACAATTGTTGTCGCAATGGTTTACGCTCGTCAACAAGAAGAACGCCCTACTGCGGCGACAAATGCAGCTCAACATACT TGAGCAAGAGAGCGATTTGGAGCGCAAATACACGCTTTTAAATCAGGAGTTGCGCGCTGCACAGTCTGTTGAAGATTGGCGCAAAACGGAAGCACAACGTGAGAAAGAGCGACTGCTGCTGGAAGAGCTGGTGTCCATTGTGGACAAGCGTGATCAGTTGGTGCAACATTTACATAGTCAAGAAATTGC TATCGAGGACGATCATGAGATTGCGCGTGAGTTGGAACAGGTGGACATCAGTGGTGACAAGGACAAATgcgttttgcaataa